In one window of Vespa crabro chromosome 6, iyVesCrab1.2, whole genome shotgun sequence DNA:
- the LOC124424541 gene encoding hemicentin-2 isoform X2 encodes MSLGLNFYGTNVRRETAETPETFMMRIVFLTLGYFLLLTREVKGTTEAWLESEKYAEVGTEVLLPCILKPPQCGALQSIDWYRAGTRIFAFSEGTGLMRSNDGVASSDDRLDIEYMLNSTTAYLKMIDVKLKDEGLYRCETVYSAGNLDCNNIQHVTLNVTIKPVNVHVIDENTKNILSPDATFGPIDEGSTISLTCQSGEGRPVPTVQWFKGDQQLEAVASSTIDANGIGTGRSSLKMQVTREELGDIFTCKVNSVALLEPITDDIKLDIHVRPLKMDLSGVVGHAVQGTKILLQCTVSSARPAANVTWYNGSEPLTISNEKYELFETKIFENNDSTSKTISYLAFTASAYENGKTFSCIAENPVIRTKRLKPMKEVITIKVLYPPIINMRPINITVNETDDFIIYCDYEANPITLTKVTWLQDDLELTLDEEHYEGGITVNTALIVKNATATDMGSYKCILENSVGATSSKENVNVSVLYKPVVEVISDPGTPVNEEERLNVSLSCTVLSGNPEILTAVRWYLDGDLLKELPDCTMNYTITSTLTEESSSICDIDPSKLLLEAVGRSFHGDYSCEGRNEAGWGPMSPSTSVTIYYKPGPATISYEPKEVVKGQRLTIACSVLDPGRPIINSFKWFRDLYRLTDQTNSLLDIESADVKVNANFTCMASNDAGDGYPATTSIDVSVAPTFIQALENYQGFVYNSINVSLVCWIECVPDCNVSWYRNDQLIDFDTTDRYYLTNSYMPLDYEKNYFASIQSNLTWNLTALANGRLDHTDDDAKFTCKSSDNGIGKPIESTTQFHVEFPPENMTISKKIINVTVDTIPETVSCDAKAYPNATFRWFREGSNDTIIKGQILDLNTPIPRRSNGTYYCEASNHHGKQNISLVVNVQFKPDCHIQRERLKDQDYISCSAIGNPEEINFIWSVENDNETIEPDFKIEDGISYVLLDTSITKFRTYVCIANNSIGQSTACELDITGDVPWWYRMDGNLLLIAIIVSIIIILAIIIVCVVILIICRRKRKQIKYSNENGNNNQANNMTETMADGTTKTFYENLPFHGIQAPPNKAFSPGFSDLDYADVDYRSYGPINYKAASIALFQKQQAIQRQQQQNQQEERRPQMYGISDDNEELL; translated from the exons gAACAACCGAGGCATGGCTTGAAAGTGAGAAATATGCGGAAGTTGGAACGGAAGTGCTACTGCCATGCATCCTAAAACCACCACAGTGCGGGGCACTTCAAAGCATCGACTGGTATCGCGCGGGTACGCGCATTTTCGCTTTCAGCGAAGGCACGGGGTTAATGCGGAGCAACGACGGCGTAGCCAGCAGTGACGACAG ATTGGACATCGAATATATGCTCAATTCTACTACCGCTTATCTGAAAATGATCGATGTTAAACTTAAGGACGAAGGACTTTACAGATGCGAAACTGTATACTCAGCTGGAAATTTGGATTGCAATAATATTCAACACGTAACACTTAACGTTACGA TAAAACCCGTTAACGTACATGTCATCGACGAGAACACAAAGAACATTTTAAGTCCGGATGCAACATTTGGACCGATAGACGAAGGTTCAACTATTTCACTGACTTGCCAGAGTGGCGAGGGTAGACCGGTTCCCACGGTGCAGTGGTTTAAGGGTGATCAACAGCTCGAAG cTGTAGCATCATCAACGATTGACGCCAATGGCATAGGCACCGGTAGAAGCTCATTGAAGATGCAAGTGACTCGTGAGGAGCTCGGCGATATTTTCACATGCAAGGTCAACAGCGTTGCACTTCTAGAACCCATCACTGACGACATTAAACTCGACATTCACG tGCGCCCATTAAAAATGGATTTGAGCGGAGTGGTCGGTCACGCTGTGCaaggaacaaaaatattattacaatgtaCCGTAAGTTCAGCTAGACCAGCTGCCAATGTGACTTGGTACAATGGATCGGAACCATTGACTATTAGTAATGAAAAATACGAACTATTTGAgacgaaaatatttgaaaat AACGACAGTACCTCAAAAACTATAAGCTATCTTGCATTTACCGCATCGGCATACGAAAATGGGAAAACGTTTAGCTGTATCGCTGAAAATCCTGTTATACGTACCAAACGTCTAAAACCAATGAAGGAAGTAATCACGATCAAAGTATTat ATCCACCGATAATTAATATGAGACCGATCAACATAACCGTCAATGAAAcggatgattttattatttattgcgaTTACGAGGCTAATCCAATCACATTGACCAAAGTTACATG GTTACAAGACGATCTAGAATTAACATTGGACGAGGAACATTACGAAGGTGGTATCACGGTTAATACGGCATTAATCGTAAAGAATGCTACCGCTACCGATATGGGTTCCTATAAATGCATTTTAGAGAATAGCGTTGGCGCTACGAGCTCGAAGGAGAACGTAAATGTGTCCGTTTTAT ATAAACCTGTGGTCGAAGTGATATCGGATCCAGGGACCCCGGTGAACGAGGAAGAACGTTTGAACGTGTCGCTGAGTTGCACAGTACTATCTGGAAATCCGGAGATCCTAACGGCTGTACGTTGGTACTTGGATGGTGACCTTTTAAAAGAACTTCCAGATTGTACGATGAACTATACGATAACGTCAACGTTAACCGAAGAATCCTCGAGTATTTGCGACATTGACCCTAGCAAACTGTTATTGGAAGCTGTTGGACGTTCCTTTCATGGGGATTATTCTTGCGAGGGTAGAAACGAAGCTGGCTGGGGTCCCATGTCTCCGAGTACATCGGTCACGATTTATT ATAAACCTGGTCCAGCTACAATATCTTACGAACCGAAAGAAGTTGTGAAAGGACAACGATTAACTATTGCCTGTTCAGTCCTTGATCCTGGACGACCTATAATAAATAGTTTCAAATGGTTTCGCGATTTGTACAGGCTAACCGATCAAACCAATTCTTTACTCGATATCGAATCGGCCGACGTTAAGGTTAACGCTAATTTTACGTGCATGGCTTCGAACGATGCAGGTGATGGATATCCTGCTACGACGTCGATTGACGTATCag tGGCACCTACGTTCATTCAAGCCCTAGAAAATTATCAAGGATTCGTTTACAATTCGATAAACGTTAGCCTTGTTTGTTGGATCGAGTGCGTTCCAGATTGTAATGTATCTTGGTATAGAAACGATCAATTGATCGATTTCGATACGaccgatcgttattatctaacgAACAGTTATATGCCGTTGGATTATGAGAAGAATTATTTTGCAAGTATACAATCTAATTTAACATGGAACTTGACTGCATTGGCAAATGGCCGTCTCGATCATACCGACGATGACGCCAAATTCACTTGTAAAAGCAGTGACAATGGTATTGGAAAACCCATAGAAAGTACCACGCAATTTCACGTAGAAT TCCCACCGGAGAACATGACGATCtcgaagaagataataaacgTGACGGTGGACACTATACCGGAAACTGTCAGTTGCGACGCAAAGGCTTATCCAAACGCGACCTTCAGATGGTTCCGCGAGGGTTCGAACGATACTATAATAAAAGGACAAATACTCGATTTAAATACACCTATACCAAGGCGTAGCAATGGGACTTATTATTGCGAGGCATCGAATCATCATGggaaacaaaatatttcgCTTGTGGTGAACGTGCAAT TTAAGCCTGACTGTCACATACAGCGGGAACGATTGAAGGATCAGGATTACATCAGCTGTTCGGCAATTGGAAATCCAGaagaaatcaattttatcTGGTCCGTAGAAAATGACAACGAAACGATAGAGCCAGATTTCAAGATAGAGGACGGGATAAGCTATGTACTTTTAGATACTTCAATCACGAAATTTCGAACGTACGTGTGCATTGCAAACAATTCAATCGGCCAATCTACCGCATGCGAGTTGGATATAACCG gaGATGTACCCTGGTGGTATCGTATGGATGGTAATCTGTTACTGATTGCAATAATcgtatcgattattataatacttgcGATAATTATCGTCTGTGtggttatattaataatttgcaGACGTAAAAGGAAGCAAATCAAAT aCTCAAATGAAAATGGTAACAATAATCAGGCAAATAATATGACGGAAACAATGGCGGACGGTACAACAAAAACGTTTTACGAAAATTTACCGTTTCATGGTATTCAAGCGCCGCCTaataag GCCTTCAGTCCGGGATTTTCTGATTTGGATTATGCCGATGTAGATTATCGTTCATACGGGCCTATCAATTATAAAGCTGCCAGTATCGCGCTGTTTCAAAAGCAACAGGCTATACAgagacaacaacaacaaaatcaacaagaagaaagaagaccACAAATGTACGGTATATCGGATGATAACGAGGAACTACtttaa
- the LOC124424541 gene encoding hemicentin-2 isoform X1 produces MSLGLNFYGTNVRRETAETPETFMMRIVFLTLGYFLLLTREVKGTTEAWLESEKYAEVGTEVLLPCILKPPQCGALQSIDWYRAGTRIFAFSEGTGLMRSNDGVASSDDRLDIEYMLNSTTAYLKMIDVKLKDEGLYRCETVYSAGNLDCNNIQHVTLNVTIKPVNVHVIDENTKNILSPDATFGPIDEGSTISLTCQSGEGRPVPTVQWFKGDQQLEAVASSTIDANGIGTGRSSLKMQVTREELGDIFTCKVNSVALLEPITDDIKLDIHVRPLKMDLSGVVGHAVQGTKILLQCTVSSARPAANVTWYNGSEPLTISNEKYELFETKIFENGNDSTSKTISYLAFTASAYENGKTFSCIAENPVIRTKRLKPMKEVITIKVLYPPIINMRPINITVNETDDFIIYCDYEANPITLTKVTWLQDDLELTLDEEHYEGGITVNTALIVKNATATDMGSYKCILENSVGATSSKENVNVSVLYKPVVEVISDPGTPVNEEERLNVSLSCTVLSGNPEILTAVRWYLDGDLLKELPDCTMNYTITSTLTEESSSICDIDPSKLLLEAVGRSFHGDYSCEGRNEAGWGPMSPSTSVTIYYKPGPATISYEPKEVVKGQRLTIACSVLDPGRPIINSFKWFRDLYRLTDQTNSLLDIESADVKVNANFTCMASNDAGDGYPATTSIDVSVAPTFIQALENYQGFVYNSINVSLVCWIECVPDCNVSWYRNDQLIDFDTTDRYYLTNSYMPLDYEKNYFASIQSNLTWNLTALANGRLDHTDDDAKFTCKSSDNGIGKPIESTTQFHVEFPPENMTISKKIINVTVDTIPETVSCDAKAYPNATFRWFREGSNDTIIKGQILDLNTPIPRRSNGTYYCEASNHHGKQNISLVVNVQFKPDCHIQRERLKDQDYISCSAIGNPEEINFIWSVENDNETIEPDFKIEDGISYVLLDTSITKFRTYVCIANNSIGQSTACELDITGDVPWWYRMDGNLLLIAIIVSIIIILAIIIVCVVILIICRRKRKQIKYSNENGNNNQANNMTETMADGTTKTFYENLPFHGIQAPPNKAFSPGFSDLDYADVDYRSYGPINYKAASIALFQKQQAIQRQQQQNQQEERRPQMYGISDDNEELL; encoded by the exons gAACAACCGAGGCATGGCTTGAAAGTGAGAAATATGCGGAAGTTGGAACGGAAGTGCTACTGCCATGCATCCTAAAACCACCACAGTGCGGGGCACTTCAAAGCATCGACTGGTATCGCGCGGGTACGCGCATTTTCGCTTTCAGCGAAGGCACGGGGTTAATGCGGAGCAACGACGGCGTAGCCAGCAGTGACGACAG ATTGGACATCGAATATATGCTCAATTCTACTACCGCTTATCTGAAAATGATCGATGTTAAACTTAAGGACGAAGGACTTTACAGATGCGAAACTGTATACTCAGCTGGAAATTTGGATTGCAATAATATTCAACACGTAACACTTAACGTTACGA TAAAACCCGTTAACGTACATGTCATCGACGAGAACACAAAGAACATTTTAAGTCCGGATGCAACATTTGGACCGATAGACGAAGGTTCAACTATTTCACTGACTTGCCAGAGTGGCGAGGGTAGACCGGTTCCCACGGTGCAGTGGTTTAAGGGTGATCAACAGCTCGAAG cTGTAGCATCATCAACGATTGACGCCAATGGCATAGGCACCGGTAGAAGCTCATTGAAGATGCAAGTGACTCGTGAGGAGCTCGGCGATATTTTCACATGCAAGGTCAACAGCGTTGCACTTCTAGAACCCATCACTGACGACATTAAACTCGACATTCACG tGCGCCCATTAAAAATGGATTTGAGCGGAGTGGTCGGTCACGCTGTGCaaggaacaaaaatattattacaatgtaCCGTAAGTTCAGCTAGACCAGCTGCCAATGTGACTTGGTACAATGGATCGGAACCATTGACTATTAGTAATGAAAAATACGAACTATTTGAgacgaaaatatttgaaaat GGG AACGACAGTACCTCAAAAACTATAAGCTATCTTGCATTTACCGCATCGGCATACGAAAATGGGAAAACGTTTAGCTGTATCGCTGAAAATCCTGTTATACGTACCAAACGTCTAAAACCAATGAAGGAAGTAATCACGATCAAAGTATTat ATCCACCGATAATTAATATGAGACCGATCAACATAACCGTCAATGAAAcggatgattttattatttattgcgaTTACGAGGCTAATCCAATCACATTGACCAAAGTTACATG GTTACAAGACGATCTAGAATTAACATTGGACGAGGAACATTACGAAGGTGGTATCACGGTTAATACGGCATTAATCGTAAAGAATGCTACCGCTACCGATATGGGTTCCTATAAATGCATTTTAGAGAATAGCGTTGGCGCTACGAGCTCGAAGGAGAACGTAAATGTGTCCGTTTTAT ATAAACCTGTGGTCGAAGTGATATCGGATCCAGGGACCCCGGTGAACGAGGAAGAACGTTTGAACGTGTCGCTGAGTTGCACAGTACTATCTGGAAATCCGGAGATCCTAACGGCTGTACGTTGGTACTTGGATGGTGACCTTTTAAAAGAACTTCCAGATTGTACGATGAACTATACGATAACGTCAACGTTAACCGAAGAATCCTCGAGTATTTGCGACATTGACCCTAGCAAACTGTTATTGGAAGCTGTTGGACGTTCCTTTCATGGGGATTATTCTTGCGAGGGTAGAAACGAAGCTGGCTGGGGTCCCATGTCTCCGAGTACATCGGTCACGATTTATT ATAAACCTGGTCCAGCTACAATATCTTACGAACCGAAAGAAGTTGTGAAAGGACAACGATTAACTATTGCCTGTTCAGTCCTTGATCCTGGACGACCTATAATAAATAGTTTCAAATGGTTTCGCGATTTGTACAGGCTAACCGATCAAACCAATTCTTTACTCGATATCGAATCGGCCGACGTTAAGGTTAACGCTAATTTTACGTGCATGGCTTCGAACGATGCAGGTGATGGATATCCTGCTACGACGTCGATTGACGTATCag tGGCACCTACGTTCATTCAAGCCCTAGAAAATTATCAAGGATTCGTTTACAATTCGATAAACGTTAGCCTTGTTTGTTGGATCGAGTGCGTTCCAGATTGTAATGTATCTTGGTATAGAAACGATCAATTGATCGATTTCGATACGaccgatcgttattatctaacgAACAGTTATATGCCGTTGGATTATGAGAAGAATTATTTTGCAAGTATACAATCTAATTTAACATGGAACTTGACTGCATTGGCAAATGGCCGTCTCGATCATACCGACGATGACGCCAAATTCACTTGTAAAAGCAGTGACAATGGTATTGGAAAACCCATAGAAAGTACCACGCAATTTCACGTAGAAT TCCCACCGGAGAACATGACGATCtcgaagaagataataaacgTGACGGTGGACACTATACCGGAAACTGTCAGTTGCGACGCAAAGGCTTATCCAAACGCGACCTTCAGATGGTTCCGCGAGGGTTCGAACGATACTATAATAAAAGGACAAATACTCGATTTAAATACACCTATACCAAGGCGTAGCAATGGGACTTATTATTGCGAGGCATCGAATCATCATGggaaacaaaatatttcgCTTGTGGTGAACGTGCAAT TTAAGCCTGACTGTCACATACAGCGGGAACGATTGAAGGATCAGGATTACATCAGCTGTTCGGCAATTGGAAATCCAGaagaaatcaattttatcTGGTCCGTAGAAAATGACAACGAAACGATAGAGCCAGATTTCAAGATAGAGGACGGGATAAGCTATGTACTTTTAGATACTTCAATCACGAAATTTCGAACGTACGTGTGCATTGCAAACAATTCAATCGGCCAATCTACCGCATGCGAGTTGGATATAACCG gaGATGTACCCTGGTGGTATCGTATGGATGGTAATCTGTTACTGATTGCAATAATcgtatcgattattataatacttgcGATAATTATCGTCTGTGtggttatattaataatttgcaGACGTAAAAGGAAGCAAATCAAAT aCTCAAATGAAAATGGTAACAATAATCAGGCAAATAATATGACGGAAACAATGGCGGACGGTACAACAAAAACGTTTTACGAAAATTTACCGTTTCATGGTATTCAAGCGCCGCCTaataag GCCTTCAGTCCGGGATTTTCTGATTTGGATTATGCCGATGTAGATTATCGTTCATACGGGCCTATCAATTATAAAGCTGCCAGTATCGCGCTGTTTCAAAAGCAACAGGCTATACAgagacaacaacaacaaaatcaacaagaagaaagaagaccACAAATGTACGGTATATCGGATGATAACGAGGAACTACtttaa